The genomic stretch GTCTAAGGTATTCTAGGATATCTACAGTTAAATATACACTCATATTTTTTCTTTTCTCTTCTATATGTTTAACAATTTCTTTTCTCTTTATTCCATCATTAATCATTTTTAAACTATCTTCAACTAAAATCTCAAATTAGAAGCTGATTGTAAAGAATCCACTACAGATATTTTTTCTTCTTCCAACATATTTTTAGC from Tissierellales bacterium encodes the following:
- a CDS encoding DegV family protein, with the translated sequence MINDGIKRKEIVKHIEEKRKNMSVYLTVDILEYLRRGSRLSGIKLYLGLY